Proteins from a genomic interval of Tenacibaculum sp. SZ-18:
- a CDS encoding CHAT domain-containing protein, producing MKSLKQFILLLGLLFFSFKVNSQDFSFQKLIKSNSLTESKADSILASYNDPYIKANTAKKLSRIFYKKDLPDFNLAYKYGKIEVDIIENRSLEKNKNYHTSVYRLGIYSIKNSKIKRAILHFTQASKLNIDKKRKGQAFCQLGEQFYQKGLYHKSVNYYAKGLRLLKKHGKPISYIVHSINLAKNANRLNNLLDINICLKHLKTAEKILEESPLIGSYTIRVLLNMALGNIYHKTLFFSKALHYYNKVLKESNKKEDKFYDALTILNITEMKLKSKADSIPYYIETSLKKSGELIYNDENSFIINATYLNTSKYYLNQKDFELSMEYSEKAIKNYCKVSNGEHIKTKHLTFNKNKNNTLTALKLKINALFKLYKKEHKQEYLSQIIKSVNISNQLVDLILSESTETVTQLFWKNDVSEIYSFGALAAYYLKDDSLMLNYLEKNKAFLLTQSIKQNNLASQLSYKIKSEDLSFRKNIIELENKKLANNKKLQDSLFDLKLRYEKFQDSIKIVSPEYFEERNNIQPISLKNLSSKLNEKSLIISYDLVEQYNSKKYDLLGLFISKDKSTSFKLELEDEQLKLFSKYKQLISRPLTRREELDKFKKVSSKLYSFLFPNKEVLDLINDKDLVFITNGELQNIPFESLNTQKDSLKYLIEDHNISYAYSSSFLDFNNSLERKTSKNIAAFAPISFQKSNLKSLDATSSEIEAINKEISTDIYSQTNATKNNFLNTSGDYKILHLATHATSSDNPAIYFSKDTLKLHELYTHKTNADLVVLSACESNLGEIKKGEGVFSLSRGFFYSGTKSVISSLWNVNDVSTAEIMKNFYINLINHQSKSEALNNAKRTYLKEHSLSEKSPYYWASFVLIGDTAPTYPSPNYLIYILSFIGLFSIILFFFKKRG from the coding sequence TTGAAGAGTTTAAAACAATTTATTTTATTACTTGGGTTACTATTTTTTTCATTCAAAGTAAATAGTCAGGATTTTTCATTTCAAAAATTAATTAAATCAAACTCTTTAACAGAATCAAAAGCAGACAGCATACTAGCTTCTTATAATGATCCATATATTAAAGCTAATACAGCTAAGAAACTTTCTCGAATATTTTATAAAAAAGATTTACCCGATTTTAACCTTGCATATAAATATGGTAAAATTGAAGTTGATATTATAGAAAACAGATCTTTAGAAAAAAATAAAAACTACCATACCTCGGTATATCGATTAGGAATTTACAGCATAAAAAATAGTAAAATCAAAAGAGCTATTCTACATTTTACTCAGGCAAGTAAACTCAACATTGATAAAAAAAGAAAAGGTCAAGCCTTCTGCCAACTAGGAGAACAATTCTATCAGAAAGGTCTTTACCACAAATCAGTTAATTACTACGCTAAAGGATTAAGATTACTAAAAAAACATGGAAAACCTATAAGTTATATTGTCCACAGTATAAATCTAGCAAAAAACGCTAATCGTTTAAACAATCTTTTAGATATAAACATCTGTTTAAAACATCTTAAAACAGCAGAAAAAATATTAGAAGAATCACCTTTAATTGGTTCTTATACAATCAGAGTCTTATTAAATATGGCTTTAGGAAACATCTATCATAAAACTCTTTTCTTTTCTAAAGCTTTACACTACTACAATAAAGTTCTGAAAGAATCAAATAAAAAAGAAGATAAGTTTTATGACGCTCTTACTATTTTGAATATTACTGAGATGAAATTAAAGAGTAAAGCGGATAGCATCCCTTATTATATTGAAACTAGTTTAAAAAAATCAGGTGAATTAATTTATAACGATGAAAATAGCTTCATAATTAACGCAACCTACCTTAATACTTCTAAATACTATTTAAATCAAAAAGATTTTGAATTGTCTATGGAGTATTCAGAAAAAGCAATTAAAAACTATTGTAAGGTTAGTAATGGAGAGCATATTAAAACCAAACACTTAACCTTTAACAAAAACAAAAACAACACCTTAACAGCATTAAAATTGAAAATAAATGCGCTATTTAAACTATATAAGAAAGAACATAAACAAGAATATTTATCTCAAATCATAAAATCTGTAAATATTTCAAATCAATTGGTTGATTTAATTCTAAGCGAGAGTACCGAAACTGTTACCCAACTTTTTTGGAAGAATGATGTCTCTGAAATTTACTCATTTGGAGCACTAGCAGCATATTATTTAAAAGACGATTCTTTGATGCTTAATTATTTAGAGAAAAACAAAGCTTTTCTTCTTACTCAGAGTATTAAACAAAATAATTTAGCCTCACAACTATCCTACAAAATAAAATCAGAAGATCTTTCATTCAGAAAGAATATTATAGAGCTAGAGAACAAAAAATTAGCTAATAATAAGAAGTTACAAGATTCTCTTTTCGACTTAAAATTAAGATATGAAAAATTCCAAGACTCTATAAAAATTGTTTCTCCGGAATATTTCGAGGAAAGAAATAATATTCAACCTATTTCTCTTAAAAATTTATCTTCTAAGTTAAATGAGAAATCCTTAATTATATCGTACGACTTAGTAGAACAATACAATTCTAAGAAATATGATTTATTAGGATTATTTATATCTAAGGACAAATCAACTTCTTTCAAATTAGAATTGGAAGATGAACAATTAAAATTGTTCTCTAAATACAAGCAATTAATTTCAAGACCACTAACAAGAAGAGAAGAATTAGATAAATTCAAAAAGGTATCAAGTAAACTTTATAGTTTCTTATTCCCAAATAAAGAAGTTCTCGATTTAATAAATGATAAAGACTTAGTGTTTATAACAAATGGAGAATTACAAAACATCCCATTTGAGTCTTTGAACACTCAAAAAGACTCACTGAAATATTTAATAGAAGATCATAATATAAGCTACGCATATTCTTCTTCTTTTTTAGATTTTAATAATTCACTAGAAAGAAAAACTTCAAAAAATATAGCAGCTTTTGCTCCTATTTCTTTTCAGAAATCAAATTTAAAATCTCTAGATGCAACGTCCTCTGAAATTGAAGCAATCAACAAAGAAATTTCTACTGATATTTATTCGCAGACCAACGCTACGAAGAATAACTTTTTAAATACTAGTGGCGATTATAAAATTTTACACTTAGCTACACATGCAACTTCTTCGGATAATCCTGCTATTTATTTCTCAAAAGATACTCTAAAACTTCACGAATTATATACTCACAAAACTAATGCAGATTTAGTAGTTTTAAGTGCTTGTGAAAGTAATTTAGGTGAAATTAAAAAAGGAGAAGGTGTATTTAGTTTATCACGCGGATTTTTCTATTCTGGAACAAAATCTGTAATTTCTTCTCTATGGAATGTAAATGATGTTTCTACTGCTGAAATCATGAAAAATTTCTATATAAATTTAATTAATCATCAATCTAAATCAGAAGCTTTAAATAATGCAAAACGTACTTATTTAAAAGAGCATTCTTTATCAGAGAAATCGCCTTATTACTGGGCTTCTTTCGTGTTAATTGGTGACACCGCTCCAACTTATCCAAGTCCTAATTATCTTATTTATATTTTAAGTTTCATCGGACTTTTTTCAATTATTTTGTTTTTTTTCAAAAAAAGAGGGTAA
- a CDS encoding CHAT domain-containing protein, with translation MRFRRAFITLISMSFCSLMTALGQSSFNYNLSTTSAVNLNEKKCDSTLNYSNLDVREKIILAFNYSRVYYKKRNLTSAIKYAKIQNKLSNDGLYFPKHYHNSFYLIGKYFMEMNDLDSSIVYFNKALKLNFYPKKIGQSLCLLANCYRMRGELHKSANYYTNGIDLLTKKGYFYDALNYSLSFSATCNQIKTKEYALLGIKYLEKSDSILNTNIDLSNIIEKSYLFNNLGNFYFLKENYSYEKARKNYLKGLKIGLRKDNHYSLAVSCGNLGELYLNEGCDSSLHYLNKGLMHSNKLINYDKKAIKSDIYKVISEYHRKNNDLKLALKNVNYAINTCFEIPLEKNIGIKLSHFKNAISRRNIVLAFEEKLNILNFLYNKTKDSKYLKESIETVSTCDAFNNYTIQNSTEINTKFLWRDDVSEIYNYGVLAAYNLNDNELMNSIIEKNKAFLLTQSIKENNNQLNLPYRIKTQLKNYKETILELESRNNQTLRDSIFEIKLSYDRFQDSIKIIYPEYFAKRNDIQPVSLKKVKNNLSNNSVVLSYHIDTQNNNLFGLFNSKKGNYSFKKEIDSTFYKLAENYKQLISKPLTQKSKLQEFYTTSNSLYSYLFPTKESEQFIEKKNIIVIANDILQNIPFEALNINTSGLKYLIEDHNISYAYSASFLDFNNSLERKTSKNIAAFAPISFQNSNLKSLDATSSEIKAIDNEIATDVFTQTNATKNNFLNTSGDYKILHLATHATSSNNPAIYFSKDTLKLHELYTHKTNADLVVLSACESNLGEIKKGEGVFSLSRGFFYSGTKSVISSLWNVNDVSTADIMKNFYKNLNNNQSKSEALNNAKRTYLKEHSLSEKSPYYWASFVLIGDTAPTYPSPNYLIYILSFIGLFSIILFFFQKRG, from the coding sequence ATGAGATTTAGAAGAGCTTTTATAACTTTAATTTCAATGTCCTTTTGCTCTCTCATGACGGCATTAGGGCAAAGCTCTTTTAATTATAATTTATCAACAACTTCAGCAGTTAATTTGAACGAAAAAAAATGTGACAGCACACTAAATTACAGCAATTTAGACGTTCGAGAAAAAATAATATTAGCATTCAATTACTCAAGAGTTTATTACAAAAAACGAAATTTAACATCAGCAATAAAATATGCAAAAATTCAAAATAAATTATCAAACGATGGTTTATACTTTCCTAAACATTATCATAATTCATTTTATCTAATAGGTAAATATTTTATGGAAATGAACGATTTAGATTCCTCCATAGTTTATTTTAACAAAGCACTTAAACTTAATTTTTACCCAAAAAAAATAGGTCAGTCATTATGCCTTTTAGCAAATTGCTATAGGATGAGAGGAGAATTGCATAAGTCGGCTAACTATTACACTAATGGTATTGATTTACTCACAAAAAAAGGTTATTTCTATGATGCTCTAAATTATTCTCTTAGTTTCTCGGCAACATGTAATCAAATTAAAACAAAAGAGTATGCATTACTAGGAATCAAATATTTAGAAAAATCCGACAGTATATTAAATACCAATATTGATTTATCTAATATTATAGAAAAGAGCTACCTGTTTAACAACCTTGGGAACTTTTACTTTTTAAAGGAAAATTACTCATACGAAAAAGCTAGAAAAAATTATCTTAAAGGATTGAAAATTGGGCTTCGAAAAGACAATCACTACTCTTTAGCAGTTTCATGCGGTAATTTAGGAGAACTATATTTAAACGAAGGCTGTGATAGCTCTTTACATTATTTAAATAAAGGTTTAATGCATAGTAATAAGTTGATAAATTATGATAAGAAAGCAATCAAATCTGATATATATAAAGTTATTTCCGAATACCATCGAAAAAACAACGATTTAAAACTGGCTTTAAAAAATGTAAACTATGCTATTAATACGTGTTTTGAAATACCTCTTGAAAAGAATATTGGAATTAAACTTAGCCATTTCAAAAATGCAATTTCCAGAAGAAACATAGTACTAGCTTTTGAGGAAAAACTTAATATTCTAAATTTTCTATATAATAAAACTAAAGATTCCAAATATTTAAAAGAAAGCATCGAAACCGTTAGCACTTGTGACGCCTTTAATAATTATACCATACAAAATAGCACAGAAATAAACACTAAGTTCTTGTGGCGAGATGATGTTTCAGAAATTTATAACTATGGTGTTTTAGCAGCCTATAATTTAAACGATAATGAATTGATGAATTCCATTATCGAAAAAAACAAAGCTTTCCTACTTACTCAAAGTATTAAGGAAAATAACAACCAACTAAATTTACCATATCGAATAAAAACTCAATTAAAAAACTATAAAGAAACTATATTAGAATTAGAAAGCAGAAATAATCAAACTTTAAGAGATTCAATTTTTGAGATTAAACTTTCCTACGATCGCTTTCAAGATTCTATAAAAATCATATATCCTGAGTATTTTGCAAAAAGAAATGACATTCAACCAGTATCACTGAAAAAAGTTAAAAATAATTTAAGTAATAATTCGGTGGTATTGTCATATCATATCGATACTCAGAACAATAATTTATTTGGATTATTTAATTCAAAAAAGGGAAACTATTCTTTTAAAAAGGAAATAGATTCAACGTTTTACAAATTAGCTGAAAATTACAAACAACTAATTTCCAAGCCGCTTACTCAAAAATCAAAATTGCAAGAATTCTATACAACCTCAAACTCTTTATATAGCTATCTTTTCCCTACTAAAGAATCTGAGCAATTCATTGAAAAGAAAAATATTATAGTTATTGCAAATGATATTTTACAGAACATTCCTTTTGAAGCTTTAAATATCAATACTTCTGGTTTAAAATATTTAATTGAAGATCATAACATTAGCTATGCGTATTCTGCTTCGTTTTTAGATTTTAATAATTCACTAGAAAGAAAAACTTCAAAAAATATTGCCGCCTTTGCTCCTATTTCTTTTCAGAATTCAAATTTAAAATCTCTAGATGCAACATCCTCTGAAATCAAAGCAATCGACAACGAAATTGCTACTGATGTTTTTACTCAAACCAACGCTACGAAGAATAACTTTTTAAATACTAGTGGTGATTATAAAATTTTACATTTAGCAACACATGCAACTTCTTCGAATAATCCAGCTATTTATTTTTCGAAGGACACCTTAAAACTTCACGAATTATACACTCACAAAACGAATGCTGACTTAGTAGTTTTAAGTGCTTGTGAAAGTAATTTAGGTGAAATAAAAAAAGGAGAAGGTGTGTTTAGTTTATCACGTGGATTTTTCTACTCTGGAACAAAATCTGTAATTTCATCTCTATGGAATGTTAATGATGTTTCTACTGCTGACATCATGAAAAATTTCTATAAAAATTTAAATAATAACCAATCTAAATCGGAAGCTTTAAATAATGCAAAACGTACTTATTTAAAAGAGCATTCTTTATCAGAGAAATCGCCTTATTACTGGGCTTCTTTCGTGTTAATTGGTGACACCGCTCCAACTTATCCAAGTCCTAATTATCTTATTTATATTTTAAGTTTCATCGGACTTTTTTCAATTATTTTGTTTTTTTTCCAAAAAAGAGGGTAA
- a CDS encoding RNA polymerase sigma factor, whose amino-acid sequence MDGNFYLDALVNGDSKIISKIYENNFKQVKRFILQNKGNTEDAEDIFQKALLQIAVRHKKEGIRIKSTFEGFLFTVCKNLWRRELNSRKSRVTNSEVVEQVSEAHDSARAIIEQKRQELFVEMLDRISENCKMILSMFFAKLSYAEIVASTDYTSETVVRQRVFKCKKKLTDLIKEDQRFNSLREL is encoded by the coding sequence ATGGATGGAAATTTTTACCTCGATGCACTTGTCAATGGTGATTCTAAAATAATCTCAAAGATTTATGAAAACAACTTTAAACAAGTAAAACGATTTATTTTGCAAAACAAAGGAAATACCGAGGATGCTGAAGATATTTTTCAAAAAGCCCTTTTGCAAATAGCAGTTCGTCATAAAAAGGAAGGTATTAGAATAAAATCTACTTTTGAAGGTTTTTTATTCACAGTTTGCAAGAATTTATGGCGAAGAGAATTAAATAGTCGTAAAAGTCGGGTAACAAACAGTGAAGTGGTTGAACAAGTAAGTGAAGCTCATGATAGCGCCAGAGCAATTATTGAGCAAAAAAGACAAGAATTATTTGTTGAAATGCTTGATAGAATTTCTGAAAATTGTAAAATGATTTTATCTATGTTTTTTGCAAAATTATCGTATGCAGAAATTGTAGCTAGTACCGATTATACATCGGAGACTGTGGTTCGTCAACGTGTTTTTAAATGTAAAAAGAAATTAACGGATTTAATTAAAGAGGATCAAAGATTTAATTCATTACGAGAACTATGA
- a CDS encoding tetratricopeptide repeat protein, giving the protein MKLEDDILIEKFLRNELSKEDQNAFLERLESDADFKQHYLLEKQLSEALNEESWSFADQIDNKEFNEYEALFKSDEIQDLKAVIKKASHKTNNVGRGRIISFISGFAASVLIGFFLLKPMFEPNVLDTNGLYTEYASLESLPSFVERGTNNFGAILNEGEKLFREKKFRESLAVFNRFLDANKEVSGAYIYAALAETELKNYDNAIGILNELATSNLIDAEKAYWYKALISLKKNKIDDSKELLEKIIKNNFYKSKEAKELLDKL; this is encoded by the coding sequence ATGAAACTAGAAGATGATATTTTAATTGAAAAATTCCTTCGTAACGAGCTTTCGAAAGAAGATCAGAACGCTTTCCTTGAAAGGTTGGAAAGTGACGCCGATTTTAAACAACATTATTTATTAGAAAAACAACTTTCTGAAGCTTTGAATGAGGAAAGTTGGAGTTTTGCTGATCAGATTGATAATAAAGAGTTCAACGAATATGAAGCTTTATTTAAAAGTGATGAAATTCAAGATTTGAAGGCTGTTATCAAAAAGGCATCTCATAAAACGAATAATGTTGGTAGAGGTAGAATAATTAGTTTCATTTCTGGATTCGCAGCATCCGTTCTTATTGGTTTCTTTTTGTTAAAACCAATGTTTGAACCGAATGTATTAGATACAAATGGATTATATACCGAATATGCTTCACTAGAGAGTTTACCCAGTTTTGTTGAAAGAGGAACAAATAATTTTGGTGCTATTTTGAACGAAGGTGAGAAATTATTTAGAGAAAAGAAGTTTAGAGAATCTCTAGCTGTTTTTAATAGGTTTTTAGATGCCAATAAAGAAGTTAGCGGAGCCTATATTTATGCTGCATTAGCTGAGACTGAGTTAAAAAATTATGATAATGCCATTGGTATTTTAAATGAATTAGCAACAAGTAATTTAATTGATGCAGAAAAAGCGTACTGGTATAAAGCTCTTATTAGTTTGAAGAAAAATAAAATTGATGACTCGAAAGAGTTATTGGAAAAGATTATAAAGAATAATTTTTATAAGAGTAAAGAAGCCAAAGAATTGTTAGATAAACTATAA
- the uvrA gene encoding excinuclease ABC subunit UvrA, with translation MKEEFIEVYGARAHNLKNIDVKIPREKLVVITGLSGSGKSSLAFDTIYAEGQRRYIETFSAYARQFLGGLERPDVDKIEGLSPVISIEQKTTNKSPRSTVGTITEIYDFLRLLFARASDAYSYNTGEKMVSYSDEQIKELILKDFDKKRIAVLAPLIKSRKGHYRELFEQISKQGFLRVRVDGEIREIEKGMKLDRYKTHDIEVVIDRLVVDSKSEKRLEETIKTALYTGDNILMVIDVDDAKPRYFSRELMCPTSGIAYPNPEPNTFSFNSPKGACEKCNGLGITNEVNLKKVIPDDSISIKNGGIVPLGEQKNSWIFKQLQTIAERYKFKLTDPIAAIPKEALEIILHGGKETFKVQSKAAGVTRSYQIDFEGIVSFIENQFKNTDSSSIKRWAKGFMDEIKCSSCEGKRLKKEALHFKFIEKNISDLAQMDVKELAEWFSKVDKKLSKKQQKIASEILKEIRTRIQFLLDVGLDYLTLDRTSKSLSGGEAQRIRLATQIGSQLVGVLYILDEPSIGLHQRDNQKLIDSLIKLRDVGNSVLVVEHDEDMIKNADYVLDIGPGAGRHGGEIVSNGTFKEMISESTLTSDYLSRRKTIEIPKERRKGNGHKIKLTGANGNNLKNVSVEFPLGKMICVTGVSGSGKSTLINETLYPILNAHIYRGVKEPMPYKKITGLEHIDKVIDIDQSPIGRTPRSNPATYTGVFSEIRSLFSKTPEASIRGYKPGRFSFNVKGGRCETCQGGGLRVIEMNFLPDVHVECETCQGKRFNRETLEIRYKGKSISDVLEMTINQAVDFFEHIPKIYRKLKTIQDVGLGYITLGQQSTTLSGGEAQRIKLASELSKRDTGNTFYILDEPTTGLHFEDIRVLMEVLNKLADKGNTVLIIEHNLDVIKLADYIIDVGMEGGKGGGTIVTTGSPEKVAKHKTSYTAKFLKLELHK, from the coding sequence TTGAAAGAAGAATTCATTGAAGTTTACGGAGCCAGAGCTCACAACTTAAAAAACATAGACGTTAAAATTCCAAGAGAAAAACTTGTTGTTATAACTGGTTTAAGTGGAAGTGGTAAATCATCATTAGCTTTTGATACTATTTATGCAGAAGGTCAAAGAAGATATATAGAAACATTTTCAGCTTATGCTCGTCAGTTTTTAGGTGGACTGGAACGACCAGATGTTGATAAAATTGAAGGACTGTCACCGGTAATTTCTATTGAACAAAAAACTACTAACAAAAGTCCACGATCAACGGTAGGAACCATTACTGAGATTTATGATTTCTTACGTTTATTATTTGCTCGTGCTTCTGATGCATACTCCTACAATACCGGCGAGAAAATGGTGAGTTATTCAGACGAACAAATTAAAGAACTGATTCTTAAAGATTTTGATAAAAAAAGAATTGCAGTTTTAGCCCCTTTAATTAAATCAAGAAAAGGACATTATCGTGAGTTATTTGAACAAATCTCTAAGCAAGGATTCTTAAGAGTCCGTGTGGATGGAGAAATTCGCGAGATTGAAAAAGGAATGAAATTAGATCGATACAAAACACACGATATCGAAGTTGTTATTGATCGATTAGTAGTTGACTCTAAATCTGAAAAAAGACTAGAAGAAACTATTAAAACTGCACTTTACACAGGAGATAATATTTTAATGGTAATTGATGTAGATGATGCAAAACCAAGATATTTCTCGAGAGAATTAATGTGTCCTACTTCTGGAATTGCATACCCGAATCCCGAGCCAAATACTTTTTCGTTTAACTCGCCAAAAGGTGCTTGTGAAAAATGTAACGGTTTAGGAATTACAAATGAAGTGAATTTAAAAAAAGTAATTCCTGACGATTCTATTTCAATAAAAAATGGAGGAATTGTTCCTTTAGGAGAACAAAAAAATAGTTGGATTTTTAAACAACTACAAACAATTGCAGAACGTTATAAGTTCAAACTAACGGATCCTATTGCTGCGATTCCAAAAGAAGCACTCGAAATAATTCTTCACGGAGGAAAAGAAACTTTTAAAGTACAATCAAAAGCAGCTGGTGTTACTAGAAGTTACCAGATTGACTTTGAAGGAATTGTATCTTTTATTGAAAACCAATTTAAAAATACCGACAGCTCTTCAATAAAAAGGTGGGCAAAAGGGTTTATGGACGAAATTAAATGTTCTTCTTGTGAAGGTAAACGCTTAAAAAAAGAAGCATTACATTTTAAATTCATTGAGAAAAACATTAGTGATTTAGCTCAAATGGATGTTAAAGAGTTGGCGGAATGGTTTTCTAAAGTTGATAAAAAACTTTCTAAAAAGCAACAAAAAATTGCTTCTGAAATTCTAAAAGAAATTAGAACTCGTATTCAATTTTTATTAGATGTAGGTTTAGATTATTTAACTCTCGATAGAACTTCAAAATCCTTATCCGGTGGAGAAGCTCAACGAATCCGTTTAGCAACTCAAATTGGTTCACAACTAGTTGGTGTTCTTTACATTCTTGACGAACCTAGTATTGGTTTACATCAAAGAGATAATCAAAAATTAATTGATTCTTTAATTAAGCTACGTGATGTTGGAAACTCCGTTTTAGTTGTTGAACATGATGAAGACATGATTAAAAATGCAGATTACGTTCTAGATATTGGTCCTGGTGCTGGTAGACATGGTGGTGAAATTGTAAGTAATGGAACTTTTAAGGAAATGATTTCAGAATCTACATTAACCTCTGATTATCTTTCTAGAAGAAAAACTATCGAAATTCCGAAGGAGCGAAGAAAAGGTAATGGACATAAAATTAAGTTAACAGGAGCCAATGGAAACAATCTGAAAAATGTTTCGGTTGAATTTCCATTAGGTAAAATGATTTGTGTTACTGGAGTTTCTGGAAGTGGAAAATCTACTTTAATAAACGAAACTTTGTATCCAATTTTAAATGCTCACATTTATCGCGGTGTAAAAGAACCAATGCCTTATAAAAAAATCACTGGTTTAGAACATATCGATAAGGTTATCGATATTGATCAATCTCCAATTGGGCGAACACCACGCTCAAACCCTGCAACTTACACTGGTGTATTTAGTGAAATTAGAAGTTTATTTTCTAAAACTCCAGAAGCTTCAATTCGCGGATATAAACCTGGAAGATTTAGCTTTAATGTTAAAGGTGGAAGATGTGAAACTTGTCAGGGTGGTGGATTACGAGTAATTGAAATGAACTTCCTTCCAGATGTTCATGTAGAATGTGAAACCTGTCAAGGAAAAAGATTCAATAGGGAAACATTAGAAATACGATATAAAGGAAAATCAATTTCTGATGTTTTAGAAATGACTATTAATCAAGCTGTTGACTTTTTTGAACATATTCCTAAAATTTATAGAAAATTAAAAACGATACAAGATGTTGGCTTAGGTTATATAACACTCGGACAACAATCGACAACACTTTCTGGTGGAGAAGCCCAACGAATTAAACTAGCTTCTGAACTTTCTAAAAGGGATACAGGAAATACATTTTATATTCTTGATGAACCAACAACTGGATTACATTTTGAAGATATTCGTGTTTTGATGGAGGTCTTAAACAAACTTGCCGACAAAGGGAACACAGTTTTAATTATAGAACACAATTTGGATGTGATAAAATTAGCAGATTACATTATTGATGTTGGTATGGAAGGTGGTAAAGGCGGTGGAACAATCGTAACAACTGGTTCTCCTGAAAAAGTGGCAAAACATAAAACCAGCTACACAGCGAAGTTTCTTAAATTAGAGCTTCATAAATAA
- a CDS encoding PspC family transcriptional regulator, whose translation MINGIRYFFERNGFDVSSRLADRLGMRAVNVRLFFIYISFVTVGLSFALYLVIAFLLRLKDRIYTKRTSVFDL comes from the coding sequence ATGATTAATGGTATTAGATATTTTTTTGAAAGAAATGGTTTTGATGTTTCATCGAGATTAGCAGATCGCCTAGGCATGAGAGCTGTGAATGTAAGATTGTTTTTCATTTACATTTCATTTGTTACTGTTGGTTTATCCTTTGCATTATATCTTGTAATTGCCTTTTTACTCAGGTTAAAAGATAGAATCTACACAAAAAGAACTTCTGTTTTTGATTTATGA
- a CDS encoding potassium channel family protein has translation MIRIVLKSRLYKAIFFTSLTFLIGIVGYLALFGYSFVDAFYMTVITITTVGFGEVHPFTSEEKVFTIFLILSSLFTFGYAVSSFSEYLISGDFFEQLKIKRVQKQIEQLDGHTIVCGYGRNGKQALAKLKSYKRKVVIIEKDKELIKELDEQGVLNIEGDGTSDETLLRAGIKKAKFLITALPSDADNLFVVLTANQLHKECKIISRASKETTYSKLKIAGASNVIMPDKLGGAHMASLVVTPDVIEFVDRLTIEGGATANLEDIEINDLPKEYLNKTILDLDLRRKTGCTVIGYKTSDNEYIINPEASLKLEAGGNLIVLGRPEQINELRALF, from the coding sequence ATGATTCGAATAGTACTGAAATCACGTCTTTACAAAGCTATTTTTTTTACCTCGTTAACTTTTTTAATTGGAATAGTAGGATATTTAGCTTTATTCGGTTATTCTTTTGTTGATGCGTTTTACATGACGGTAATTACGATAACTACTGTTGGGTTTGGTGAAGTACATCCTTTCACTTCAGAGGAAAAAGTTTTTACAATATTTTTAATTTTATCAAGCCTCTTTACTTTTGGATACGCAGTATCTTCTTTTTCGGAATACTTAATAAGTGGCGATTTTTTTGAACAACTTAAAATAAAGCGAGTGCAAAAACAAATTGAACAACTTGATGGTCACACTATTGTTTGTGGTTACGGTAGAAATGGAAAACAAGCCTTGGCTAAATTAAAAAGTTATAAGCGAAAGGTGGTAATTATTGAAAAAGACAAGGAGTTGATCAAAGAATTAGATGAACAGGGTGTGTTGAATATAGAAGGTGATGGAACTTCAGACGAAACTCTTTTAAGGGCAGGGATTAAAAAAGCGAAGTTTTTAATAACTGCTTTACCTTCAGATGCTGATAATTTATTTGTTGTTCTTACGGCTAATCAGCTGCACAAAGAATGCAAAATCATAAGCAGGGCAAGCAAGGAAACTACGTATAGTAAACTTAAAATTGCAGGTGCGAGTAACGTAATTATGCCAGATAAGTTAGGTGGCGCTCACATGGCGTCACTTGTTGTTACTCCAGATGTTATCGAGTTTGTTGATCGTTTAACTATTGAGGGAGGTGCAACTGCAAATTTAGAAGACATTGAAATTAACGATTTACCAAAAGAATATCTAAACAAAACAATTTTAGATTTAGACTTGAGAAGAAAAACGGGATGTACTGTTATTGGATATAAAACATCAGATAATGAGTATATTATCAACCCTGAAGCTTCTTTGAAACTAGAGGCTGGAGGGAATTTAATCGTACTCGGAAGACCCGAGCAAATCAACGAATTACGAGCGTTATTTTAG